From the Papaver somniferum cultivar HN1 chromosome 2, ASM357369v1, whole genome shotgun sequence genome, the window CCATATTCTATTGAATGAGTCTAGATGATTTCGTTGAGCGGACTTCACAAAATTGTCGTGGTAACGGATGAGTTGCCTGTCTGGTTAGGAATTTCAATTGGACTTTCAGTATGAAtagcaatattttgtttagaaaattatcattttattagctATATATATGTTCCAACAATTTGAAGTTGTACGACTGTTGTTTTGGTTTTAGGATTGAGGAGAAATGGGAAGAGTTGTAGGTTGAGATGGGTGAATTATTTGAGACCTGATCTCAAGAGAGGTAGAATTACCCCACAAGAAGAGAACATCATTATAGAACTCCATGCAAGGTGGGGAAACAGGTAAGATTATTATTACTTGAGAAACCTTACTAGCAGCATATTGTGTTAATTAAATTAATCAGGTACATTGATATTTATCGCTAACGATAATTTTCTTGTGTCATATTATTAGGTGGTCGACAATTGCCCGGAGTTTACCGGGCAGAACTGATAATGAGATAAAGAATTACTGGAGGACTCATTTCAAAACAAAGGGGAAAAAGTCCTCTGAAAATCCTGAAAAGTCGAAAAAACGGCTTTTAAGAAAACAACAGTTCCAGtatgagcagcagcaacagcaactacAACAAAAGAACCATATGGACTTGAAAAGAATCATGTCAGTACTTGAAGACAATGATAATacagtgtcatgtaattttgctACGTACCCTAATTATAACAACATTAATAACTTTGCTGATCAATATGTGTTATCGGACAATAGTTCAGCGAATGCTGTCCAGGTGGATTTACCCGGGGGTTCCACGCGTGATAATACCTGGAGCGGATTATGGAATTTGGATGATCTCCATGCCAGCTTGGATGCCTTATGTGCGAGCAGCACTCCTTATTGAATAGGGAATCATTTACTTGTTCATTACTCGAGAAGTTTCGAGATTATCGATATAGTAATATTCAAGAGTTTTATTTTAATTGCCGAGTCCATTGTGTATCCCTAATTTGTGGTGTCGTTATGATTTTTTCACTTGTAGCGTTTAGCAAACATGAATACTCAAAACGTTATTaatacaaaattggttaaaaatccAGTAAACTCAATCTATTATTACTATTCCGTTATTCCATGATGAAACCGGCTAACATTAATTGGATTTTAACAAGGTAGTCTGATCTTGAAATATCTTCCATGCCGAAATTATATGGTTTTCTTCCGTCAACGGGGCTCCAACCACGAATCGAAGAATGTACTTTCCAGATAAAACCTGTTTAAAATCAAGTGGAAAACGGTAAGTTTTTGGTGTAATGAACTTACCGAGTACTGAAACTTGTATCATATACCAAAAAGAAACCCTGGAAGTAAGATTCAAGGCTTATAGAGCTTACGGTATGTGATATGAAGATTTTTCCCGTTGAGTTTACAGAATTTAATAAGTCCTGGTTCAGTTTCTTGCCACAATCCTGATCATCATGG encodes:
- the LOC113349849 gene encoding myb-related protein 305-like, with protein sequence MDEENLMMSSWGTTGISNQEEEWRKGPWTAEEDKLLIEYVSLHGEGRWNSVAKFAGLRRNGKSCRLRWVNYLRPDLKRGRITPQEENIIIELHARWGNRWSTIARSLPGRTDNEIKNYWRTHFKTKGKKSSENPEKSKKRLLRKQQFQYEQQQQQLQQKNHMDLKRIMSVLEDNDNTVSCNFATYPNYNNINNFADQYVLSDNSSANAVQVDLPGGSTRDNTWSGLWNLDDLHASLDALCASSTPY